In Ostrea edulis chromosome 6, xbOstEdul1.1, whole genome shotgun sequence, a single window of DNA contains:
- the LOC130047082 gene encoding uncharacterized protein LOC130047082, producing the protein MLILGITCHVVLTVTGSTLPVVYIESLGINITGNAQDDQKAIQRVLREMNMTLAELLNLLPEIDKWTSLNDSISFPNTEDVNEDGAVVSWGVIIPVILIVVFLVTVTTCLLWHTWINRRRPNVSVDKTPDANIGGRFKRGNKNTSDFVRGSTRSTTPLRSSVRENVHVTALPHQHTDKFTFVWDKDNWRLCPPSESRLQRSDHNNNALRQQLSPIEESETSIANVSRSFNLRAQPPYSPYHLTYIHAPPPSYEESEVSSTGKTIPMHSLQTTNTTQSEESCSACLKHGKSLTMSSPFYPHHNTPTTECDLDDPSNKKFNSVATTTLSQYTSYPSSPMSSSARSLTASNIDTGPEASLMMSYQEPACPPSSLQSDFAQSTNKISGRVSHNGSDVSGGVPSLPSSILCYHQEMAGDNSLKPFGKTPNFSPHAFQGSAGSSLMSADTHYEDNTSLLPNVGSSNTSENPTGSLQFHTSLSLNPSLPLSHSAIPSLQNSLNPSIQFATSFNPSIQYFNTLNPSLRYANFASCQNISAEDLSKMVDEMSSIRPISHEDTVNRGAVIHSVIGYDGTVGQSYVADICPPQSVSEVDTNFHQSITELFKSWSVTAELDYSSLSSHTASQRADPTVALDRQSEHSSFAASQPTETSSVWEQRQDIRMQERRKNPDDFRRQHVQLDQLPIPGRRVQFDVPILVNKTYWV; encoded by the exons ATGCTGATCCTAGGCATCACTTGTCACGTGGTCCTCACAGTGACTGGTAGCACTCTTCCGGTGGTGTACATAGAGAGTCTCGGGATCAACATCACCGGAAACGCTCAGGATGATCAAAAGGCTATTCAGAGAGTGCTCAGAG AAATGAACATGACCTTGGCTGAATTGTTAAATCTTCTCCCGGAAATCGATAAATGGACATCCCTGAATGATTCCATTTCGTTTCCCAACACGGAAGATGTAAATGAAGATGGCGCTGTTGTCAGCTGGGGCGTGATCATTCCTGTTATACTGATTGTTGTATTCCTGGTAACAGTAACAACATGCTTACTTTGGCACACATGGATCAATCGAAGACGACCAAATGTATCGGTAGACAAAACTCCAGATGCCAATATTGGTGGTCGATTTAAGAGAGGCAACAAAAATACTTCGGACTTTGTGCGCGGATCCACCAGGTCCACCACTCCTCTTCGATCAAGCGTTAGGGAAAACGTTCATGTAACGGCCTTACCACACCAACACACCGACAAGTTTACGTTTGTGTGGGACAAAGACAATTGGAGACTATGCCCGCCATCAGAATCGCGACTACAGAGGTCCGACCACAATAATAACGCCCTGCGCCAACAATTATCACCCATTGAAGAATCCGAAACATCCATTGCCAACGTCTCCAGGTCTTTCAACCTTAGAGCACAGCCTCCGTATTCGCCATATCACCTTACATACATCCACGCGCCACCTCCATCTTATGAGGAGTCGGAGGTGAGTTCTACAGGAAAAACCATTCCGATGCATTCCTTACAAACCACAAATACAACCCAAAGTGAAGAATCCTGCAGTGCCTGTTTGAAGCACGGTAAATCACTCACTATGAGTTCGCCATTTTATCCACATCACAACACACCCACAACAGAGTGCGATTTGGATGATCCATCGAACAAGAAATTTAATTCGGTAGCAACCACAACCCTATCCCAATATACTAGCTATCCCTCATCACCAATGTCGTCATCTGCCAGGAGTCTTACCGCTTCAAACATTGACACGGGACCAGAAGCCTCTTTGATGATGTCCTACCAAGAACCTGCGTGTCCACCGTCTTCTTTGCAGAGTGATTTTGCTCAATCGACTAACAAAATTTCAGGGAGAGTCAGTCATAACGGAAGTGACGTCAGTGGAGGCGTACCCAGCCTTCCTAGCAGCATCTTGTGTTATCACCAAGAAATGGCAGGAGATAACAGTCTGAAACCTTTCGGGAAAACTCCCAATTTCTCTCCCCATGCTTTTCAGGGAAGCGCTGGAAGTAGTTTGATGTCCGCCGACACTCACTATGAAGACAACACCTCTCTCCTGCCCAATGTAGGAAGTAGCAATACCTCGGAGAATCCAACCGGATCTCTTCAATTCCATACCAGTCTGTCCCTTAATCCGTCCCTTCCTCTCTCCCATTCAGCAATACCTTCTTTACAGAATTCTTTGAATCCTTCAATTCAGTTTGCGACATCGTTCAATCCATCTATCCAATACTTCAATACCCTGAATCCTTCGCTTCGGTATGCAAATTTTGCTTCCTGTCAAAATATCAGTGCCGAGGACCTGTCGAAAATGGTGGATGAGATGTCCTCTATTCGTCCAATTTCACATGAGGACACGGTAAATCGTGGTGCTGTCATACATAGTGTAATTGGATACGATGGGACTGTAGGACAGAGCTATGTAGCTGATATATGCCCACCGCAATCAGTAAGTGAAGTCGAtacaaacttccaccagagtatCACCGAGCTGTTCAAAAGTTGGAGCGTCACGGCTGAACTGGATTACAGTTCTCTTAGTTCACACACTGCCTCGCAGCGTGCGGATCCAACTGTGGCTTTAGATCGCCAATCGGAGCACAGTTCTTTTGCTGCGTCACAACCCACAGAGACGTCATCTGTTTGGGAACAGCGACAAGACATACGGATGCAGGAGAGACGCAAGAATCCCGATGATTTCCGCAGACAGCACGTGCAGTTAGATCAGTTACCCATTCCTGGCAGACGAGTTCAGTTTGATGTACCCATTCTCGTCAACAAAACTTACTGGGTTTGA